The Nostoc cf. commune SO-36 genomic sequence GAGAAAGTTAGGACTTAGAAGAATTTTTGTAAGTAGCTAGGCGTAAAAATTAAAGTTTGTAATAAGGACTTTAGTCCTGATAATCCTTTTTCTGAGTGATGAATTGCTAACTACAAGCTAGGATTTTATGTTTAATTATACCTACCTACTTAATTCAAAGCTTTTAACTCCTAGCTGTGTGCTTTTTCAAGTTCCTCCACCAAAAACTTCGACATTCGCAAATACACAAACAGGTGAACCGTGTCCTACCGAAATGGCCTGATTTGGTTCTCCTTTACCACAATAAGGAGTACCATACATTTGCCAGTTTGTAGCATCTCCGACTTTAATTAAACTATGCCAAAACTCTGGTGTTGTGGCGCGATAGTTAGGATTACGAAGGGTTTTGGTAAGTTTGCCATTTTCAATTAATTTGGCGTACTCACAACCAAATTGGAATTTGTAGCGGCGATCGTCTATTGACCAAGAACGGTTAGATTCCATATAAACGCCGTTTTCTATCCCGCCAATAATGTCTTCAAAAGTGCCATTTAAAGGCTCTAAATTCAAGTTTGCCATGCGATCGATCGCTGGTCGATTCCATGAGGAAGCACGGGCACAGGCAACTCCTGCTACACCTGCTCTGGCTTGACTCTCTAGACTGCCTAAACCCCGTTGCAGTATACCTTCTTTAACCAAATATTCCTTTGTTGCGACAGTACCCGTATCATCAAAGCCATAGCTGGCATATTCACCAGGCACGGTGGGATCAAAGGTAATGTTCATCAATGGCGAACCATAAGCTAGGTTGCCAAAATCGCTTTTATTAACGAAGCTGCCCCCAGCATAGTTACGCTCATCTCCCAAAATTCGGTCAATTTCTAGGGGATGTCCGACACTTTCATGGATTTGTAGCATCATCTGATCTGGGGCTAAAACTAAATTGGTACGCGTGGTTGGACATTCCTCTGCTGTCAAGAGTTCTACTGCTTGTTCGCCAATTTGCCGCACCCGATGCCATAAGTTTTCTTGTTTTAATAGTTCGAGTCCGCCTTGATAACAGTTTGCTTGCGAACCGTTGTTGCTGCGCTGTTGGACAATTTTTCCATCTTGGGCAGTAGCTCCGTAATTAGTGCCTATAGATAGTATTTTTTGATAAACTTCTGAGCCGTTGCTGCTAACAAACCAAGATTCTCTCTCAGTGGTACTGGCACTAGCGATGGTTTGGACAATTTTGTCGTCAACTTTCAACGTTTGGCAAATACGAACCAGTAAATCGTTAATTTCTCCCGGACTTAGAGCATCTAATGGCTCAAGAAATAGAGATTTATATTCACCAACGACTTTCGGGCGCTCACTTTCACGGAAGGGATGTATCCACCATTCACTTGCAGCTAGTGCCTGTTTATATGCTGTTTGGGCAGCTGCTTCTAAGGCAGAAAGTTCCAGAGAGTTAGTAGCTGCATAACCCAGACAGCCGTTGACCAAAACTTCCAGCATTGCTCCGACAGTGAAGGATTTGCCGTTTAGTTGAGGTAAAGCGTCACGGACTAAACGGGTAGTAGAAGTTTCTTTAACGGCTCTAATACCAATCCAATCAGCAGGAATATCGAAACTAGCGATCGCTTTTTTAAGTTCAGACCACATAATTTAGGGAATTGGGTAATGGGCATTGGGTATTGGGCATTGGGTATTGGGCATGGGGCATTGGGCATGGGGCATGGGAAGAATTCAATTCTTAGTCCCTAGCCCCCAGTCTCCTCTAATTACGATGCCAGCGTGTGCCATCACGGCTATCAATTAGCGTAATACCTTCTGCTTGAAGTTCGTCACGAATGGCGATCGCTTTCAGCAAAATTCTTGGCTTTACGCGCTTCTTGCCTTTGCTGAATTTTTGCCTCAATTTCCGCATCGCTTAAACCATTATTCGTGTGAGTTTCTGCTTCTATCTCAGCTTCCAAACCTAAAACTCCAGCCAACGTGACGAGTGTTTGCCATTGACGCTGTAACTCATCAGGGGAAGTTTCGGTTTTCCCTTCATGCACAATAATATTTCCCTCACGGCGCAGTTCTTTGGCTAATTCAAACAGCACTGTTAACCCACCAGGAAAATTAAAGTCGTTATTTACAGTTTCTTGAAAGCGTTCAACAGTTTCAGGA encodes the following:
- a CDS encoding TldD/PmbA family protein, with amino-acid sequence MWSELKKAIASFDIPADWIGIRAVKETSTTRLVRDALPQLNGKSFTVGAMLEVLVNGCLGYAATNSLELSALEAAAQTAYKQALAASEWWIHPFRESERPKVVGEYKSLFLEPLDALSPGEINDLLVRICQTLKVDDKIVQTIASASTTERESWFVSSNGSEVYQKILSIGTNYGATAQDGKIVQQRSNNGSQANCYQGGLELLKQENLWHRVRQIGEQAVELLTAEECPTTRTNLVLAPDQMMLQIHESVGHPLEIDRILGDERNYAGGSFVNKSDFGNLAYGSPLMNITFDPTVPGEYASYGFDDTGTVATKEYLVKEGILQRGLGSLESQARAGVAGVACARASSWNRPAIDRMANLNLEPLNGTFEDIIGGIENGVYMESNRSWSIDDRRYKFQFGCEYAKLIENGKLTKTLRNPNYRATTPEFWHSLIKVGDATNWQMYGTPYCGKGEPNQAISVGHGSPVCVFANVEVFGGGT